A region of the Halostella limicola genome:
GGGAAAGTGGCGTGACCGACGACCGCCTCCCGGCCGAACACCTCTCGCCGCTCGCCGCGCTCGTCGACGAGGTCCTCGCGGGCGTTGACTACGAGATGGCCGCTGCCACTGAGGCCATCGACGACGCTGTCCCCGGCTACGGCGGCCTCTTCGATCCGGCGACCGCCGAGGACGAGTTGCGTCCCGCGCTCGAAAGCCTGCTGGAGTCGGGACTCAGCCGGCCGCCCGTCCCCGACCCGACGAGCGACAGGTTCGTCCTGTACGTCGACGGCAGTTCCCGCGGTAACCCCGGCCCCGCAGGAGCGGGCGCCGTCATCATGGACGCCGCGGAGGACCAACTCGCCCGTCTCGGTCGCCCCGTCGGCTCCCGAACGGGGAACAACACCGCCGAGTACGTCGCCCTCCAGCTCGGGCTCTCCGAACTCTTAGCCCGCTACGAGCCGCGCAGGCT
Encoded here:
- a CDS encoding ribonuclease HI family protein produces the protein MTDDRLPAEHLSPLAALVDEVLAGVDYEMAAATEAIDDAVPGYGGLFDPATAEDELRPALESLLESGLSRPPVPDPTSDRFVLYVDGSSRGNPGPAGAGAVIMDAAEDQLARLGRPVGSRTGNNTAEYVALQLGLSELLARYEPRRLEVRIDSMTVIRDVWGGDAPTESGVETYSEAVAAALSSVPEHRYTHLADSDPNPADALATVGADIAAFGPG